The Chryseobacterium geocarposphaerae genome has a window encoding:
- the mraY gene encoding phospho-N-acetylmuramoyl-pentapeptide-transferase, with protein sequence MLYYLYEYLTNHGIHVPGLGMLKYISFRAGMAVLFSLIIALVYGKRIINYLRSKQMGELVRDLGLDGQKQKEGTPTMGGLIIIIATIIPVLLFTRITNIYIVLLLVSMIWMGAIGFLDDYLKKIKKNKDGLSGKFKIVGQVGLGLIVGITMYFHPDITVKRKYADAKVVNRNNVEQNFMPTEKITVSTVPFAKNNEFDYSGILFWMNDKDAHEWAWIVFIPIVIFIVTAVSNGANITDGIDGLAAGTSAVILLVLALFAYLSGNIIFADYLNIMFLPNMGETTIFAVAMVGAVIGFFWYNTYPAQVFMGDTGSLMLGGVIAVLAIILRKELLIPVLCGIFLIENLSVMLQVVVFKYRKKKFGLEYAQNNRLFRMSPLHHHYQKGGFHESKIVNRMIIIGVILAIVCLITLKMR encoded by the coding sequence ATGTTATACTATCTATACGAATATTTAACCAACCACGGAATTCATGTTCCCGGATTAGGAATGTTGAAATACATCTCCTTCCGGGCAGGAATGGCTGTTTTATTTTCTTTGATCATTGCTCTTGTTTATGGAAAAAGAATCATCAACTATTTGAGATCAAAACAAATGGGCGAATTGGTTCGTGATCTTGGATTGGATGGACAGAAGCAAAAAGAAGGGACGCCTACAATGGGGGGGCTTATCATTATCATTGCTACCATCATTCCGGTACTGTTATTTACCAGAATTACAAATATTTATATTGTCCTTCTCTTAGTTTCGATGATCTGGATGGGAGCGATTGGTTTTCTGGATGATTATTTAAAGAAAATAAAGAAAAACAAAGACGGATTAAGCGGTAAATTCAAGATTGTAGGACAGGTCGGATTAGGGCTAATTGTCGGAATTACAATGTATTTCCATCCTGATATTACGGTTAAAAGAAAATATGCAGATGCAAAGGTAGTAAACAGAAACAATGTAGAGCAAAACTTTATGCCTACTGAAAAAATCACAGTTTCTACGGTTCCTTTTGCTAAAAATAATGAATTTGACTACAGCGGAATATTGTTCTGGATGAATGATAAAGACGCTCACGAATGGGCATGGATTGTTTTCATTCCTATAGTAATTTTCATCGTAACAGCCGTTTCCAACGGAGCTAATATTACCGATGGAATTGATGGTCTTGCAGCGGGAACGAGTGCGGTGATCCTTTTAGTTTTGGCACTTTTTGCTTACCTGTCAGGAAACATCATTTTTGCAGATTACCTCAACATCATGTTCCTTCCGAATATGGGGGAAACCACCATTTTCGCCGTGGCAATGGTAGGAGCTGTAATCGGATTTTTCTGGTATAATACGTATCCTGCACAGGTTTTCATGGGTGATACCGGAAGCTTGATGTTAGGAGGAGTGATTGCCGTTCTAGCCATTATTTTAAGAAAAGAACTGTTGATTCCTGTATTATGCGGAATCTTTTTAATTGAAAACCTATCTGTAATGCTTCAGGTAGTGGTTTTCAAATACAGAAAGAAAAAATTCGGGCTGGAATATGCCCAAAACAATAGATTATTTAGAATGTCACCATTACACCATCACTATCAGAAAGGCGGTTTTCACGAAAGTAAGATCGTTAACAGAATGATCATCATTGGGGTAATTCTGGCAATTGTATGTCTGATCACATTAAAAATGAGATAA
- a CDS encoding four helix bundle protein, translated as MMTKNFENFPVYIKSLDLIEKLYQFLQNESFEKEFEFNNQIKIAGFSISNNIAEGSEYNNNRQFIKYLKIAKGSCAEVRSMMIVSKRLKLGDKNSADEVINLSREISSNISNFIKYLSENIEKPQSLNL; from the coding sequence ATGATGACAAAAAATTTTGAAAACTTTCCGGTTTACATCAAAAGTTTAGATTTAATTGAAAAACTTTATCAATTCCTTCAAAACGAAAGCTTTGAAAAAGAATTTGAATTTAATAACCAAATAAAAATAGCGGGCTTTTCAATATCAAATAATATTGCAGAAGGCTCAGAGTATAATAATAACAGACAATTTATTAAGTATTTAAAAATTGCAAAAGGCAGTTGTGCCGAAGTTAGAAGTATGATGATTGTGAGTAAAAGATTAAAACTGGGAGATAAAAATAGTGCTGATGAAGTTATCAATCTGTCAAGAGAAATTTCTTCTAATATTTCAAACTTTATTAAATATTTAAGTGAAAATATTGAGAAACCACAATCTTTAAATCTTTAA
- a CDS encoding UDP-N-acetylmuramoyl-L-alanyl-D-glutamate--2,6-diaminopimelate ligase — protein sequence MQLIELLKRIPVLEIHGDDTREITELVFDSRKVTEGSLYIAMRGTVVDGHSFIASSVEKGAKAIICEEFPESLNENITYVKVKDSSKALGQLASNFYGNPSEKLKLIGVTGTNGKTSVSTLLFDVFKNLGYDSALLSTVEIRIGEKIIPATHTTPDVITINKILAQAVEEGCEFAFMEVSSHGIAQNRIEGLHFKVAGFTNLTHDHLDYHKTFDEYLKTKKRFFDQLESTAVAITNVDDKNGNVMLQNTKATKRTYALKTMADFHGKLLEVDFNGMLLNFNGKEFWTTLTGKFNVYNLLLVFGIASELGFEQDEILQAISQLKRVSGRFETFKSDGGIFFIVDYAHTPDALENILDSINDIRTKNERLITVFGCGGDRDHSKRPEMGNIATKKSTLAIITSDNPRTEDPAAIIKEIEAGVEPQNFSKYTSIPDRKEAIKMAIKFAEPKDIVLVAGKGHETYQEINGVKHHFDDKETINELWKLMSK from the coding sequence ATGCAATTAATTGAATTATTAAAAAGAATTCCAGTTTTAGAAATTCACGGTGACGATACCCGCGAAATTACAGAATTGGTTTTCGACAGCAGAAAGGTTACGGAAGGCTCTTTGTATATTGCAATGAGAGGAACGGTTGTGGATGGGCATTCATTTATTGCATCTTCTGTTGAAAAAGGAGCAAAAGCAATCATTTGTGAAGAGTTCCCCGAAAGTTTGAATGAAAACATTACCTACGTAAAGGTAAAAGATTCATCCAAAGCTTTAGGGCAATTAGCTTCCAATTTCTACGGAAATCCTTCCGAAAAATTAAAATTAATCGGAGTTACAGGAACTAATGGAAAAACTTCCGTTTCTACGCTGCTTTTTGATGTTTTCAAAAACTTAGGATATGATTCTGCTTTGCTTTCTACTGTTGAGATCAGAATTGGAGAAAAAATAATTCCAGCAACACACACCACTCCGGATGTGATCACCATTAATAAAATTTTGGCTCAGGCTGTGGAAGAAGGCTGTGAATTCGCTTTCATGGAAGTAAGTTCTCACGGAATAGCTCAAAACAGAATTGAAGGTCTTCATTTTAAAGTAGCAGGTTTTACCAATCTTACACATGATCATTTGGACTATCATAAGACATTTGATGAGTATCTAAAGACCAAGAAAAGATTTTTTGACCAATTGGAAAGTACAGCCGTTGCCATCACCAATGTGGATGATAAAAACGGAAATGTTATGCTTCAGAATACAAAAGCTACCAAAAGAACATATGCCTTAAAAACCATGGCAGATTTTCACGGAAAGCTCTTAGAAGTTGATTTCAACGGAATGTTATTGAATTTCAACGGAAAAGAATTCTGGACGACATTAACAGGAAAATTCAATGTATACAATTTATTATTGGTTTTCGGAATTGCGTCTGAACTTGGCTTTGAACAGGATGAAATTCTTCAGGCCATCAGTCAGCTGAAAAGAGTCTCCGGAAGATTTGAAACTTTTAAATCCGATGGCGGAATTTTCTTCATCGTAGATTATGCCCATACTCCGGATGCTTTGGAAAACATTTTGGACAGCATCAACGATATCAGAACCAAAAACGAAAGATTAATTACGGTTTTCGGCTGCGGAGGAGACAGAGATCACTCAAAAAGACCTGAAATGGGAAATATTGCCACCAAAAAATCAACGTTGGCAATCATCACTTCAGACAATCCGAGAACAGAAGATCCGGCAGCCATCATAAAGGAAATTGAAGCAGGCGTTGAACCTCAGAATTTCAGCAAATACACTTCAATTCCTGACAGAAAAGAAGCCATAAAAATGGCGATAAAGTTTGCCGAACCTAAAGATATTGTGCTCGTAGCCGGAAAAGGACACGAAACTTATCAGGAGATCAATGGTGTGAAACATCATTTTGATGACAAAGAGACCATCAATGAGCTTTGGAAATTAATGAGTAAGTAG
- a CDS encoding penicillin-binding transpeptidase domain-containing protein produces MQKPNEYDNKRKKTLRWGYLFAVVALCVFVMFLTRIIILQNTNVQEIKDDYINKNYREATLKAARGNLFASDGSILATTVMRYDIYLDFKTMKDTVYTNNIGALTDSLSKMFGKPRSEFRKKFDEQRKNKNQYYTLVKGLDFDQYDRIRKFPIFKKGKNKGGFIVDRNYKRELATSEIGAGTIGMDDGEHKAGLEGAFSKYLRGTDGKRLEQRINSSQWKPIDFWKVQEPIDGEDVYTTLDLRIQDIAHSALEKQLINFEAKHGTVIVMEVETGKVRAMVNLRRDDNGEYVDSYNYAIKDNIEPGSTFKTISLLAAMDDGFIDENTTVDVGNGVWVYAKQRISDGHGGGTYDISDVLAKSSNVGSAKLITKYYADNPQIFLDHLKRWKLFDKMDIELPGITKPRFVTPESKKWNPAALASLAYGYASNINLLQLATFYNGVANGGKMLKPLFIDKIMKDGKVMYSAKPEVMVNKMASEKAIKMMTHALTKAVEKGTGKSIFTPNLKMAGKTGTARFEYWLPGPMKYRASFAGFYPADNPKYTCYVMISEPNTAKGFYGGTVSAPVFKEIAGKTFLKTPQNIEREMLVSNKVDLNKMVEPNVKVAVNNKQMPNVVGLIGKNVIPQLENLGYRVDYKGVGRITQQFPLEGTTISKNQRIYLSLQN; encoded by the coding sequence ATGCAAAAGCCAAATGAATACGACAACAAACGTAAAAAAACGTTAAGATGGGGCTACCTCTTCGCAGTGGTAGCTTTGTGCGTGTTTGTAATGTTTTTGACAAGAATAATCATCTTACAAAACACTAATGTTCAGGAAATTAAAGACGATTACATCAATAAAAATTATCGGGAAGCCACTCTGAAAGCGGCCCGTGGAAATTTATTCGCTTCCGACGGATCTATTCTTGCCACAACCGTAATGCGCTATGACATTTACCTGGATTTCAAAACGATGAAAGATACTGTTTACACTAATAATATCGGTGCTTTAACAGATTCTTTAAGTAAAATGTTCGGAAAACCAAGAAGTGAATTCAGAAAAAAATTTGACGAACAAAGAAAAAATAAAAACCAGTATTATACACTGGTGAAAGGTCTTGACTTCGACCAATACGACAGAATCCGAAAATTTCCGATTTTTAAAAAAGGTAAAAATAAGGGAGGGTTTATCGTAGACAGAAACTACAAGAGAGAACTGGCCACCTCAGAAATCGGAGCCGGAACTATCGGAATGGATGATGGCGAACACAAAGCCGGTCTTGAAGGTGCTTTTTCAAAATACCTGAGAGGAACTGACGGAAAAAGACTGGAACAAAGAATCAACTCGTCCCAATGGAAACCGATTGACTTCTGGAAAGTTCAGGAACCTATTGACGGAGAAGATGTTTACACAACATTAGATCTCAGAATCCAGGACATTGCACATTCTGCACTCGAAAAGCAACTGATCAATTTCGAAGCGAAACACGGAACGGTGATTGTAATGGAAGTGGAAACAGGAAAAGTTCGTGCCATGGTCAACTTAAGAAGAGACGATAATGGAGAATATGTTGATTCCTATAACTATGCTATAAAAGATAATATTGAACCCGGTTCTACTTTTAAAACCATCTCGTTATTGGCAGCAATGGACGACGGGTTCATTGATGAAAACACAACAGTAGATGTAGGAAACGGAGTCTGGGTGTATGCAAAACAAAGAATTTCAGACGGCCACGGAGGCGGAACTTATGACATCAGTGATGTTTTGGCAAAATCAAGTAACGTAGGTTCTGCAAAACTGATTACAAAATACTATGCTGACAATCCGCAAATATTCCTGGATCATTTAAAACGCTGGAAACTATTCGACAAAATGGATATTGAACTTCCGGGAATCACAAAACCTAGATTTGTAACTCCGGAAAGCAAAAAATGGAATCCGGCCGCTTTAGCTTCTTTAGCTTACGGATATGCTTCCAATATTAACCTTTTACAATTAGCAACTTTCTATAACGGAGTTGCTAATGGTGGTAAAATGCTAAAACCTTTATTCATCGATAAGATCATGAAAGACGGAAAGGTAATGTACAGCGCAAAGCCAGAAGTAATGGTGAATAAAATGGCCTCTGAAAAAGCCATTAAAATGATGACTCATGCTTTAACAAAAGCCGTAGAGAAAGGAACAGGAAAAAGTATTTTCACGCCGAATTTAAAAATGGCTGGAAAAACAGGAACCGCAAGATTTGAATACTGGTTGCCAGGTCCAATGAAATATCGTGCGTCATTTGCAGGGTTTTATCCGGCTGATAATCCGAAATACACCTGTTATGTAATGATCAGCGAACCGAATACGGCAAAAGGATTTTACGGGGGAACGGTTTCAGCACCGGTGTTTAAGGAAATTGCTGGAAAAACATTCTTAAAAACTCCACAAAACATCGAAAGAGAAATGCTGGTGAGCAATAAGGTAGACCTTAACAAAATGGTGGAACCTAATGTGAAAGTAGCCGTAAATAATAAACAAATGCCCAATGTCGTAGGATTGATCGGTAAAAACGTGATCCCACAATTGGAAAATTTAGGATACCGCGTCGATTATAAAGGCGTTGGAAGAATTACACAGCAGTTCCCGTTGGAAGGCACAACAATAAGTAAGAATCAGAGAATTTATTTATCTCTGCAGAATTAA
- a CDS encoding FtsL-like putative cell division protein: MAKRTTNRPQKKLTFIDIIKGNFLNRDEIKIHYKYFLLLFVLMMAMIYSNHLVNKKIKIVNALKEETEEYKSRNAYAQSKLIKVKMESELGKEVARDSLMTLENHPHKLLIKLDSTDAKAK; this comes from the coding sequence TTGGCAAAAAGAACAACAAATCGTCCTCAGAAAAAATTAACTTTTATAGACATTATAAAAGGAAACTTTCTGAACCGTGATGAGATCAAAATACATTACAAGTATTTTCTCCTGTTGTTTGTGTTGATGATGGCCATGATTTACAGCAACCATCTCGTCAACAAAAAGATAAAGATTGTTAATGCTTTAAAAGAAGAAACTGAAGAATATAAATCACGAAACGCTTACGCACAAAGTAAGCTGATCAAAGTAAAAATGGAATCGGAGTTGGGGAAAGAAGTGGCACGGGATTCTTTGATGACCTTGGAAAACCATCCTCACAAACTGCTAATAAAACTGGACAGTACAGATGCAAAAGCCAAATGA
- the rsmH gene encoding 16S rRNA (cytosine(1402)-N(4))-methyltransferase RsmH — protein MYHNPVLLKQSVDDLVTNPDGIYVDCTFGGGGHSREILSRLSDKGKLFSFDQDLDALKNAIDDPRFTLINQNFRFLENSLLMYGISQIDGVLADLGVSSHQFDEAERGFSTRSNAPLDMRMNIMQGLDAKRVINDYEEEQLADIFYYYGELREARKLARDIVHHRKTKSIETTEDLKKLFSYLPPHKVNKFYAQLFQAIRIEVNQELEVLKEMLVQAYNVLKPGGRLVVISYHSLEDRLVKRFLKNGMFEGEPERDIYGNYKKAFELVKSKAIIPDEKEIEENSRARSAKMRTGIKV, from the coding sequence ATGTATCATAACCCCGTTTTGTTGAAGCAAAGTGTAGATGATTTGGTAACGAATCCAGACGGAATATATGTAGACTGTACTTTTGGAGGAGGCGGTCACTCCAGAGAGATCTTGAGCAGGCTTTCTGACAAAGGAAAACTGTTCAGTTTTGATCAGGATTTAGATGCTCTTAAAAATGCAATTGATGATCCGAGATTTACATTAATCAATCAGAATTTCAGATTTCTGGAAAACTCTTTGTTAATGTATGGAATTTCTCAAATCGATGGAGTTCTGGCCGATTTGGGAGTTTCTTCCCATCAGTTTGATGAGGCGGAAAGAGGCTTTTCCACAAGAAGCAATGCTCCTTTGGATATGAGGATGAACATTATGCAGGGACTTGATGCCAAAAGAGTCATCAATGATTATGAAGAAGAACAACTTGCTGATATTTTTTATTACTATGGTGAACTGAGAGAAGCCAGAAAATTGGCGAGAGACATTGTTCATCACAGAAAAACAAAAAGCATTGAAACAACAGAAGATCTGAAAAAATTGTTCAGCTATCTTCCACCACATAAAGTGAATAAATTTTATGCCCAGTTATTTCAGGCAATAAGAATTGAAGTCAATCAAGAGCTTGAAGTGCTGAAGGAAATGCTTGTTCAGGCATATAATGTATTAAAGCCGGGAGGAAGATTGGTGGTAATTTCCTACCATTCTTTAGAAGACAGGCTGGTAAAAAGATTTTTGAAAAACGGAATGTTTGAGGGAGAGCCCGAAAGAGACATTTACGGAAATTATAAAAAGGCATTCGAACTGGTAAAGAGTAAAGCGATTATTCCCGATGAAAAGGAAATCGAAGAAAACTCCAGAGCCAGAAGTGCTAAAATGAGAACAGGAATAAAAGTATAA
- the mraZ gene encoding division/cell wall cluster transcriptional repressor MraZ, translating to MKSFIGTYECKIDDKGRLKVPSSLIKQMENFDDKAFVVKRSVFQSCLEVYPMNAWDKLMGKINKLNRFIKKNADFIRMFTAGVKTVELDNAGRLQISKDLTHFANLQKDIVITSAGELFEIWDKEAYEKVISTNETDFASLAEDVMGSFDEE from the coding sequence ATGAAAAGTTTCATTGGGACATATGAGTGTAAAATTGACGACAAAGGCCGCTTAAAAGTTCCTTCATCTTTAATCAAACAGATGGAAAACTTCGACGACAAGGCATTTGTAGTCAAAAGATCTGTGTTCCAATCTTGCCTGGAAGTTTACCCTATGAACGCATGGGATAAATTGATGGGCAAAATTAATAAATTGAACAGATTCATTAAAAAGAATGCTGATTTCATTAGAATGTTTACGGCAGGGGTAAAAACAGTGGAACTGGATAACGCAGGAAGATTACAGATTTCTAAAGATCTGACTCATTTTGCAAATCTCCAAAAGGATATTGTGATTACAAGCGCAGGAGAATTGTTTGAAATTTGGGATAAAGAAGCCTACGAAAAGGTGATCTCTACCAATGAAACCGATTTCGCCAGTCTTGCCGAAGATGTGATGGGCTCTTTCGATGAAGAATAA
- a CDS encoding alpha/beta fold hydrolase, giving the protein MIFSTKKEKKYTFVEAGEGHPLVLLHGLMGGLSNFDKMVDFFSNRGFKVYVPQLPIYDLPVLNTNLTTLAKYIIKFIENHVQGPVTIVGNSMGGHVGLILTLARPDLVKNLVLTGSSGLYERTFGDSFPRKNDRSYIRKKTEEVFYDPAIATEDLVDEVFGVVNDRMKGIKTVMLARSAIKHNMLNDLPKILTPTCLIWGKQDNVTPPEVAEDMHKFIPNSDLFWIDKCGHAAMMEKPDEFNEILYSWIKDKV; this is encoded by the coding sequence ATGATATTTAGTACAAAAAAAGAAAAGAAATATACCTTTGTAGAAGCTGGGGAAGGACATCCGTTGGTGTTGTTGCACGGTTTAATGGGTGGTTTGAGTAATTTCGATAAAATGGTGGATTTTTTTTCAAACAGAGGATTTAAAGTTTATGTTCCTCAGTTACCAATCTACGATTTGCCGGTACTCAATACCAATCTTACAACTTTAGCAAAATATATAATAAAGTTTATTGAGAACCATGTTCAGGGACCTGTTACTATTGTTGGAAATTCAATGGGAGGTCATGTTGGGTTAATTTTAACACTGGCAAGACCTGATCTGGTTAAAAATCTTGTTCTTACAGGGAGCTCTGGTTTGTACGAAAGAACTTTCGGCGACAGTTTCCCAAGAAAGAATGACCGTTCCTACATCAGAAAGAAAACAGAAGAGGTTTTTTATGATCCTGCTATTGCGACTGAAGATTTGGTAGACGAAGTTTTCGGTGTTGTAAATGACAGAATGAAGGGGATTAAAACTGTAATGTTGGCAAGAAGCGCCATCAAACACAATATGCTGAATGATTTACCCAAGATTCTGACACCGACATGTCTGATCTGGGGGAAGCAGGATAATGTAACACCTCCTGAAGTTGCCGAGGATATGCACAAATTTATCCCGAATTCGGATCTGTTCTGGATTGATAAATGTGGTCATGCGGCAATGATGGAAAAACCAGATGAATTCAATGAAATTCTTTATAGCTGGATAAAAGATAAAGTTTAA
- the yihA gene encoding ribosome biogenesis GTP-binding protein YihA/YsxC has protein sequence MVIKTATFVKSSGKWQDCPEPTIPEYAFIGRSNVGKSSLINAMMNHKDLAKTSQTPGKTQLINHFLVNESWYLTDLPGYGYAKVSKSIRKDFEKLITNYILNRRNLVNLFVLVDSRHKPQAIDLDFIQWCGESGVPFSIVFTKVDKLKPNVVIKNVEDYKAELHKTWEDLPELYVTSAEKKVGGEEILNFIQKTNEFLVNNNVSFDE, from the coding sequence ATGGTTATTAAAACAGCAACGTTTGTAAAGAGCAGTGGAAAATGGCAGGATTGTCCGGAGCCTACAATTCCTGAATATGCTTTTATCGGGAGATCTAATGTTGGAAAATCTTCATTAATTAATGCAATGATGAATCATAAGGATCTTGCTAAAACTTCACAGACTCCGGGGAAAACACAGCTTATTAATCATTTTTTAGTTAATGAAAGTTGGTATTTAACCGATTTACCGGGATACGGATATGCAAAAGTTTCCAAATCGATCAGAAAAGATTTTGAAAAGCTGATCACCAATTATATTTTAAACAGAAGGAATTTGGTGAATCTTTTTGTGCTGGTGGATTCAAGACATAAACCTCAGGCGATTGACCTGGATTTTATTCAATGGTGCGGAGAAAGTGGGGTGCCATTTTCTATTGTATTTACCAAAGTGGATAAACTAAAGCCGAATGTTGTCATAAAGAATGTAGAAGACTATAAAGCCGAACTTCACAAAACCTGGGAAGATCTTCCTGAACTTTATGTGACTTCTGCGGAAAAGAAAGTAGGAGGAGAGGAAATTTTAAACTTTATCCAGAAGACCAATGAGTTTCTGGTTAATAATAATGTGAGTTTTGATGAGTAA
- a CDS encoding GNAT family N-acetyltransferase encodes MSNIIWKIKAFEEFTVPELYAVLKARIDVFVIEQNCPYPDLDNYDQKAVHIWAEENGEVLANCRIFDRGIKYDEASIGRVLTTEKARGKSLGKLLIQYAVETIENRFHTSEIRISAQDYLLKFYGDFGFEDTGKKYLEDEIPHTEMLRK; translated from the coding sequence ATGAGTAATATTATCTGGAAAATAAAAGCATTCGAAGAGTTTACAGTTCCCGAGCTTTATGCTGTGCTAAAAGCAAGAATCGATGTTTTTGTTATTGAACAGAATTGTCCTTATCCGGATCTGGACAATTATGATCAGAAGGCAGTTCATATCTGGGCGGAAGAAAACGGAGAAGTTTTGGCAAACTGCAGAATTTTCGACAGAGGGATAAAATATGATGAAGCTTCTATCGGAAGAGTTTTGACAACGGAAAAAGCGAGAGGAAAAAGCTTGGGGAAATTATTAATACAATATGCTGTTGAAACTATTGAAAACCGTTTTCATACTTCTGAAATCAGGATTTCTGCACAGGATTATTTATTGAAGTTCTATGGGGACTTCGGGTTTGAAGATACCGGGAAAAAATATCTGGAAGACGAAATTCCGCACACGGAAATGTTGAGAAAATAA
- a CDS encoding beta-carotene 15,15'-monooxygenase has protein sequence MDTTSIKNLFKLKSVPIEPKIEQLPKTEQNTEEESPEESRKRTYHESGYRDSSRTNGNHSTLSICLDAVYSKFQNEEKEMVEKQQKLKESYVNEQKNRETEIKALTVSQETKEEQLRNKNKEIENHQNTIESLKAEILDLPRNPEKYNVKATKGASAKFWIGLILLIPITLYLATFYISTSYSAFFKSFDAKSTVIQSVLDANAWMKAWYDGFIEVAFVTLIPFVFLGLGFLIHMFGENKIRANYIKLGLLFIVTFVFDSILAYEIESKLYELNKTFDSPPFDLKIAFTKIQFWGIIFAGFIVYIIWGLVFDFVMKEHREKDKIKSEQEIRQKKVISLSEKINVLKKEIEEVIANIANTKELIIKTRGRIEELQNIIDGVIIPTKDYKLYASEYVQGWITFIGEKIAVSRTEKQTMIDDCIATYNTNLENVGANSDNQNLVYLSSL, from the coding sequence ATGGATACCACAAGCATAAAAAATTTATTTAAACTAAAATCTGTTCCTATTGAGCCTAAAATAGAACAGTTACCCAAAACAGAGCAAAATACGGAAGAGGAATCTCCCGAAGAAAGCAGGAAAAGAACCTATCACGAATCAGGATACAGAGACAGTTCACGAACCAACGGAAATCACTCTACCCTTTCAATCTGTCTTGATGCTGTATACTCAAAATTTCAAAACGAAGAGAAAGAAATGGTTGAAAAGCAGCAAAAATTAAAAGAATCTTATGTTAATGAACAAAAAAACAGGGAAACAGAGATCAAAGCTCTAACTGTTTCACAAGAAACCAAAGAGGAACAACTGAGAAATAAAAACAAAGAAATCGAAAATCATCAGAATACCATTGAAAGCCTAAAAGCTGAAATCCTCGATCTTCCAAGAAATCCGGAAAAGTATAATGTAAAAGCGACAAAAGGCGCTTCAGCAAAATTCTGGATTGGATTGATTCTTCTGATTCCCATCACTTTATATTTAGCAACATTTTATATTTCAACTTCTTATTCGGCATTTTTTAAAAGTTTTGATGCAAAAAGCACTGTCATTCAAAGTGTTTTAGATGCAAATGCATGGATGAAAGCATGGTATGATGGTTTTATAGAAGTAGCCTTCGTTACTTTAATTCCGTTTGTATTCCTTGGGTTAGGATTTCTGATTCACATGTTTGGTGAAAATAAAATAAGAGCCAATTATATCAAATTGGGTCTATTATTTATCGTGACATTTGTTTTCGACTCTATTTTAGCCTATGAAATTGAATCAAAATTATATGAATTAAACAAAACTTTTGATTCGCCACCCTTTGATCTTAAAATAGCCTTTACCAAAATTCAGTTTTGGGGAATTATTTTCGCCGGATTTATTGTTTACATTATTTGGGGGCTTGTTTTTGATTTTGTCATGAAAGAACATCGGGAAAAAGACAAAATCAAAAGTGAACAGGAAATCAGACAGAAAAAAGTAATTTCTCTTTCAGAAAAGATCAATGTTTTAAAAAAAGAAATTGAAGAAGTTATCGCCAATATTGCTAACACAAAAGAGCTGATCATCAAAACACGCGGTAGAATCGAAGAGCTTCAGAATATCATCGACGGAGTGATCATTCCGACCAAAGATTACAAATTATATGCATCGGAATATGTTCAGGGCTGGATCACTTTTATCGGAGAAAAAATTGCGGTTTCAAGAACGGAAAAACAAACTATGATCGATGATTGTATAGCAACGTATAATACCAATCTGGAAAACGTTGGAGCCAATTCTGACAATCAGAACCTTGTTTATTTATCATCTTTATAA
- a CDS encoding TM2 domain-containing protein — protein sequence MKSKFTTALLAFFLGGLGIHRFYLGQNSRGILCLLFCWTFIPSLIALFDFFVFIFMSEDNFNYKYNLKTGF from the coding sequence ATGAAATCAAAATTCACAACCGCACTACTAGCATTTTTCTTAGGAGGACTAGGTATCCACAGATTTTATTTGGGGCAAAATAGCAGAGGAATACTTTGTCTGTTATTTTGTTGGACATTCATTCCTTCATTGATTGCCCTTTTCGATTTTTTTGTATTCATTTTTATGTCCGAAGACAATTTTAATTACAAATATAATCTCAAAACAGGATTTTAA